A region of candidate division TA06 bacterium DNA encodes the following proteins:
- a CDS encoding epoxyqueuosine reductase QueH, with product MSRLLLHICCAPCLCHPYQVLSAENVDFTGFWYNPNIHPYKEYQARLQSVRDFAREHKMPAVFRDDYPLEQTLELLSRERCQSCYRLRLDETARQARALGFQAFSSTLLYSIYQKHDLIRDLGTEIGKKYGVDFFYRDFRTGWEEGRKISMEENLYRQKYCGCIFSERDRYQKAENKNRNQIPE from the coding sequence ATGTCCCGACTGCTGCTGCATATCTGCTGCGCCCCCTGCCTGTGCCACCCTTACCAGGTGCTGTCGGCTGAAAATGTCGATTTTACTGGCTTCTGGTATAACCCCAACATCCATCCCTATAAGGAATACCAGGCCCGGCTCCAGTCGGTCAGGGATTTCGCCCGGGAACACAAAATGCCGGCGGTATTCCGTGACGACTATCCCCTAGAGCAGACGCTGGAGCTTTTGTCCCGGGAGCGCTGCCAGAGCTGCTACCGGCTTCGGCTGGATGAGACCGCCCGTCAGGCCCGGGCTTTAGGGTTTCAGGCCTTCTCCAGCACCCTGCTCTACAGCATATACCAGAAACACGACCTGATCCGGGATCTGGGAACGGAGATCGGCAAAAAGTACGGAGTGGATTTCTTCTACCGCGATTTCCGGACCGGCTGGGAGGAGGGGCGCAAAATTTCGATGGAGGAAAACCTGTACCGCCAGAAGTACTGCGGCTGCATCTTCAGCGAGAGGGACAGATACCAAAAAGCAGAAAACAAAAACAGAAATCAAATACCAGAATAA
- a CDS encoding 4-hydroxy-tetrahydrodipicolinate synthase, translating to MIDWKGSFVALVTPFRNGALDEQALERLLDYQIAAGTQGVVPCATTGEGPTILPDEYLRIMTMTMKKGKGKFKVLAYTGSNDTLRTITRTQEAEKLGVDGALVVTPYYNKPSQEGLYQHFKSVASATKLPIMLYNVPSRTGVSLEPPTIARLAELKNIVAVKEASGNLDNASQIMALCGDRIAVFSGDDLLTLPMLAVGAKGVVSVLANVAPKDVSKMVGYFLNGKIDEARQIHLKQFPLTKSLFAETSPGPIKAALNLLGLCHAEMRMPLVDVSDETRKAVKAELKKYGLLKQ from the coding sequence ATGATTGACTGGAAGGGATCCTTTGTAGCTTTGGTAACGCCGTTCCGCAACGGGGCTCTGGATGAGCAGGCTTTGGAACGGCTTTTGGATTATCAGATCGCAGCCGGCACCCAGGGAGTGGTTCCCTGTGCCACCACCGGGGAGGGCCCGACCATCCTGCCGGATGAATATCTCAGGATCATGACCATGACCATGAAAAAAGGCAAGGGGAAGTTCAAGGTGCTGGCCTACACCGGCAGCAACGACACCCTGCGGACCATCACCCGCACTCAGGAGGCCGAGAAACTTGGAGTGGACGGAGCCCTGGTGGTCACTCCATATTATAACAAGCCCAGCCAGGAGGGGCTGTACCAGCACTTCAAGTCGGTAGCCTCGGCCACCAAACTTCCCATCATGCTTTACAACGTGCCATCCCGCACCGGGGTCAGCCTGGAGCCCCCCACCATTGCCCGGCTGGCTGAGCTCAAGAACATAGTGGCGGTCAAGGAAGCCTCTGGCAACTTAGACAACGCCAGCCAGATCATGGCCCTGTGCGGAGACCGGATCGCGGTCTTCTCCGGCGACGACCTGCTGACCCTGCCCATGCTGGCGGTAGGGGCCAAGGGCGTGGTCTCGGTGCTGGCCAACGTGGCTCCCAAGGACGTTTCCAAAATGGTCGGTTATTTTTTGAACGGCAAGATCGACGAGGCCCGCCAGATACACCTGAAACAGTTTCCCCTGACCAAATCCCTGTTTGCCGAGACCAGTCCCGGTCCGATCAAGGCCGCCTTGAACCTGCTGGGTCTGTGCCACGCCGAGATGCGGATGCCTCTGGTGGACGTATCCGATGAAACCCGGAAAGCGGTGAAGGCAGAACTGAAAAAATACGGCCTGCTGAAGCAATAG
- a CDS encoding deoxynucleoside kinase, giving the protein MDSRIPRYVAIEGVIGVGKTTLAKMLAERFHAKRVNEEVEANPFLSKFYSDRRAYAFQTQIFFLLSRYKQQQGILQQDLFGQQMVSDYLFAKDKVFAYLNLDQNEIALYENLWKLLEPGIVKPDLVVYLQAEIDLLSKRIKERGRPFEHNLSRDYLAELSEAYNHFFFNYTETPLLVVNVNQIDLVNHPEDFDDLVQKICQPHPGTRYYVPAGTKKDKKKPKPVEAKEQNLLPE; this is encoded by the coding sequence ATGGATTCAAGAATTCCCAGATACGTGGCCATAGAAGGCGTGATCGGCGTGGGCAAGACCACGCTGGCCAAGATGCTGGCCGAGCGGTTTCACGCCAAGCGGGTGAACGAAGAGGTGGAGGCCAACCCCTTCCTTTCCAAGTTCTATTCCGACCGCCGGGCCTACGCCTTCCAGACCCAGATATTCTTCCTGCTCTCCCGCTACAAGCAGCAGCAGGGGATCCTGCAGCAGGACCTGTTCGGACAGCAGATGGTATCCGATTACCTGTTTGCCAAGGATAAAGTGTTCGCCTATCTCAATCTGGATCAGAATGAGATCGCCCTGTACGAGAACCTGTGGAAACTTTTAGAACCGGGGATCGTCAAGCCCGATCTGGTGGTCTACCTCCAGGCCGAGATAGATCTATTATCTAAGCGGATCAAGGAACGAGGGCGTCCCTTTGAGCATAACCTGTCCCGGGATTACCTGGCCGAACTGTCCGAGGCCTACAATCATTTCTTCTTCAATTATACCGAGACCCCGCTGCTGGTGGTCAACGTCAACCAGATAGATTTGGTCAACCATCCCGAGGATTTTGATGACCTGGTGCAGAAGATCTGCCAGCCGCATCCCGGTACCCGCTATTACGTTCCGGCCGGCACCAAAAAGGACAAAAAGAAACCCAAACCAGTTGAAGCCAAGGAGCAGAATTTGCTCCCGGAGTGA
- the folK gene encoding 2-amino-4-hydroxy-6-hydroxymethyldihydropteridine diphosphokinase, giving the protein MKQTSENKKAKTYIGLGSNLGNRLGNIRFALAAMGQMPGSSVLRMSAVYETEPFGNPDQPKFLNAVVELETSLAPAVLLKSLQRIEHHMGRVRQVKWEPRVIDLDILYFGSQVINTPDLKVPHPELSLRGFVLVPLCDLIPDFEDPASRQKVKVLLKKVPRTKGDVKKMETANF; this is encoded by the coding sequence ATGAAACAGACCTCCGAAAATAAAAAGGCCAAAACCTACATCGGGCTCGGTTCCAACCTGGGAAACCGGCTGGGCAACATCCGCTTTGCCCTGGCCGCCATGGGCCAGATGCCGGGATCCTCCGTGCTGAGGATGTCTGCGGTCTACGAGACCGAGCCCTTCGGCAACCCCGACCAGCCGAAATTCCTGAACGCGGTGGTGGAGCTGGAGACCAGCCTGGCACCGGCGGTGCTGCTGAAATCCCTGCAGCGGATCGAACACCATATGGGCCGGGTGCGCCAAGTGAAGTGGGAGCCGCGGGTGATAGACCTGGACATCCTTTATTTCGGCAGCCAGGTGATAAACACCCCGGACCTGAAGGTGCCTCACCCGGAGCTTTCCCTGCGGGGGTTCGTGCTGGTGCCCCTCTGCGACCTGATCCCCGACTTCGAGGATCCCGCCAGCCGGCAGAAGGTGAAGGTTCTGCTCAAAAAGGTCCCCCGGACCAAGGGGGATGTCAAAAAGATGGAGACGGCCAATTTTTAA
- a CDS encoding cytidine/deoxycytidylate deaminase family protein: MRPSWDRYFMEIALLVSSRTTCLRRQVGAVIVKDKRLLSTGYNGAPVGLKHCAELGCLRQKLGVKSGEKHELCRAIHAEQNAIIQAATFGVPLQGASIYITHFPCVLCSKMIINAGIKRIVYSQGYPDQMSQDILKEAKLKTELLKP; encoded by the coding sequence CTGCGTCCCAGCTGGGATCGCTATTTCATGGAGATAGCCTTGCTGGTGTCCAGCCGGACCACCTGTCTCCGCCGTCAGGTGGGGGCGGTGATCGTCAAGGACAAGAGGCTTTTGTCCACCGGCTACAACGGGGCGCCGGTGGGCCTGAAACACTGCGCCGAGCTGGGATGCCTGCGCCAGAAGCTGGGGGTCAAGTCCGGGGAGAAACACGAACTTTGCCGGGCCATTCATGCCGAGCAGAACGCCATCATCCAGGCGGCCACCTTCGGGGTGCCGCTGCAGGGAGCCTCGATCTACATCACCCATTTCCCCTGCGTGCTCTGCTCCAAGATGATCATCAATGCCGGGATCAAAAGGATCGTCTATTCCCAGGGGTATCCCGACCAGATGTCGCAGGACATATTGAAGGAAGCCAAACTGAAGACAGAGCTGCTAAAGCCATAG
- a CDS encoding serine hydroxymethyltransferase: MSILQNKDPEIYQSIIDETKRQEYGLELIASENFVSEAVLEAQGSVMTNKYAEGYPGKRYYGGCEFVDVAENIARDRAKQLFGCEYANVQPHSGSTANQAVYFTYCQPGDTVLGMDLAHGGHLTHGSPVSFSGKMYKIVSYGVKRETGYIDMDDVARKAREHKPKMIIVGASAYSRHYEFAKFREIADEVGAFLFADVAHPAGLIAAGLHPSPIPHCHVVTTTTHKTLRGPRGGMVLIGKDSENPFGHKIKVKAGERLKLMSEVMDSTVMPGIQGGPLMHVIAAKAVAFKEALDPSFKIYAQQVIDNARALAQSMVERGYQIVSGGTDNHVMLIDLTNKNITGKEAENALHAAGIPVNKNMVPFDARSPFVTSGFRMGTAALTTRGMKQNEMKLVAGMIDKVLANLSDEKIIQGVTGEIRELCREFPLYPNRLKG, translated from the coding sequence ATGTCCATTTTACAAAACAAAGATCCCGAGATCTACCAGTCGATAATTGACGAGACCAAACGCCAGGAATACGGCCTGGAACTGATCGCCTCCGAGAACTTTGTCTCCGAGGCGGTGCTGGAGGCCCAGGGTTCCGTGATGACCAACAAATACGCCGAGGGCTATCCCGGCAAGCGCTACTACGGCGGCTGCGAGTTCGTGGACGTGGCCGAGAACATAGCCCGGGACCGGGCCAAGCAGCTGTTCGGCTGCGAATACGCCAACGTCCAGCCCCATTCCGGCTCCACCGCCAACCAGGCGGTCTACTTTACCTACTGCCAGCCGGGCGACACGGTGCTGGGCATGGACCTGGCCCACGGCGGCCACCTGACCCACGGCTCACCGGTGTCCTTCTCCGGCAAGATGTACAAGATAGTCTCCTACGGGGTCAAACGCGAGACCGGTTACATCGACATGGACGACGTGGCCAGAAAGGCCCGGGAGCACAAGCCCAAAATGATCATCGTGGGGGCCTCGGCCTACAGCCGGCACTACGAGTTCGCCAAGTTCCGGGAGATCGCCGACGAGGTGGGGGCCTTCCTGTTCGCCGACGTGGCCCATCCGGCCGGGCTGATCGCCGCCGGGCTGCACCCCTCGCCCATTCCCCATTGCCATGTGGTGACCACCACCACCCACAAGACCCTGCGCGGGCCCCGGGGCGGGATGGTGCTGATAGGAAAAGATTCCGAGAACCCCTTCGGCCACAAGATCAAGGTCAAGGCAGGCGAAAGGCTGAAGCTGATGTCCGAGGTGATGGACAGCACGGTGATGCCCGGCATCCAGGGCGGCCCCTTGATGCATGTCATCGCCGCCAAGGCGGTGGCCTTCAAGGAGGCTTTGGACCCGTCGTTCAAGATCTACGCCCAACAGGTGATAGACAACGCCCGGGCCCTGGCCCAGAGCATGGTGGAACGCGGCTACCAGATAGTCTCCGGCGGCACCGACAACCACGTGATGCTGATAGACCTGACCAATAAGAACATCACCGGCAAGGAGGCCGAGAACGCCCTGCACGCCGCCGGGATCCCGGTCAACAAGAACATGGTGCCGTTCGACGCCCGCAGCCCCTTCGTGACCTCAGGCTTCCGGATGGGAACCGCCGCTTTGACCACCCGGGGCATGAAGCAGAACGAGATGAAACTGGTGGCCGGGATGATAGACAAGGTGTTGGCCAATCTCAGCGATGAAAAAATAATTCAGGGAGTCACCGGCGAGATCAGGGAACTGTGCCGGGAATTTCCGCTATACCCCAACCGTTTGAAAGGGTAG